In Cololabis saira isolate AMF1-May2022 chromosome 10, fColSai1.1, whole genome shotgun sequence, a single window of DNA contains:
- the LOC133452129 gene encoding C-X-C chemokine receptor type 4-like has translation MSYYEHIVLDYDFNDTGSGSGSGDVGADLEEPCNVAHVMTAGLQQVFLPAVYALIFLLGITGNGLVVVVLGCQRRSKCSLTDRYRLHLSAADLLFVVALPFWAVDAALADWRFGAATCVGVHVIYTVNLYGSVLILAFISLDRYLAVVRATDTNTGGLRQLLAHRLVYVGAWMPAALLAVPDMIFARTQEGGEGSTLCQRFYPQGNAPLWVAVFHLQLVLVGLVIPGLVLLVCYCVIVSRLTRGPLGGQRQKRRAVRTTIALVLCFFVCWLPYGAGISVDALLRLEVLPRSCRLEAALAVWLAVAEPMAFAHCCLNPLLYAFLGAGFKSSARRALTLSRASSLKVFPRRRPGTSTTTESESSSLHSS, from the exons ATGTCCTACTACGAG CACATCGTCTTGGACTACGACTTCAATGACACGGGTTCTGGTTCCGGTTCTGGGGACGTGGGAGCGGATCTGGAGGAGCCGTGTAACGTGGCACACGTGATGACGGCCGGGCTGCAGCAGGTCTTCCTGCCCGCCGTGTACGCCCTCATCTTCCTGCTGGGCATCACGGGGAACGGCCTGGTGGTCGTCGTGCTGGGCTGCCAGCGCAG GTCAAAGTGCAGCCTGACGGATCGGTACCGCCTCCACCTGTCTGCGGCGGACCTCCTCTTCGTGGTGGCGCTGCCGTTCTGGGCGGTGGACGCCGCCCTGGCCGACTGGCGTTTCGGAGCAGCCACCTGCGTCGGCGTGCACGTGATCTACACCGTCAACCTGTACGGCAGCGTGCTCATCCTGGCGTTCATCAGCCTGGACCGCTACCTGGCGGTGGTGCGAGCCACGGACACCAACACGGGGGGGCTGCGGCAGCTGCTGGCGCACCGGCTCGTCTATGTGG GTGCCTGGATGCCCGCGGCGCTGCTGGCGGTGCCCGATATGATATTCGCCCGGACTCAGGAAGGAGGAGAGGGCTCAACCCTGTGCCAGCGATTCTACCCACAAGGCAACGCTCCTCTCTGGGTGGCGGTGTTCCACCTCCAGCTGGTTCTGGTGGGTCTGGTGATCCCCGGCCTGGTCCTCCTGGTGTGCTACTGCGTCATCGTCAGCAGGCTGACCCGCGGCCCTctgggaggccagaggcagaaGCGGCGTGCGGTCCGGACCACCATCGCGCTGGTGCTCTGCTTCTTCGTGTGCTGGCTGCCGTACGGGGCGGGCATCTCCGTGGACGCGCTGCTGCGCCTGGAGGTGCTGCCGCGCAGCTGCCGGCTGGAGGCGGCGCTGGCCGTGTGGCTGGCGGTGGCCGAGCCCATGGCGTTCGCACACTGCTGCCTGAACCCGCTGCTCTACGCCTTCCTGGGGGCCGGGTTCAAGAGCTCGGCCCGCAGAGCCCTCACCCTGAGCCGGGCGTCCAGTCTGAAGGTGTTCCCCCGGAGACGCCCTGGGACTTCCACAACCACGGAGTCGGAATCCTCCAGCCTGCACTCCAGCTAG